From a region of the Impatiens glandulifera chromosome 4, dImpGla2.1, whole genome shotgun sequence genome:
- the LOC124935726 gene encoding protein transport protein Sec61 subunit alpha-like yields the protein MGGGFRVLHLVRPFLSFLPEVQSADRKIPFREKVIYTVISLFIFLVCSQLPLYGIHSTTGADPFYWMRVILASNRGTVMELGITPIVTSGLVMQLLAGSKIIEVDNSVREDRALLNGAQKLLGILIAVGEAVAYVLSGMYGSVGQLGVGNAILIILQLCFAGIIVICLDELLQKGYGLGSGISLFIATNICESIIWKAFSPTTINSGRGAEFEGAVIALFHLLITRTDKVRALREAFYRQNLPNVTNLLATVLIFLIVIYFQGFRVVLPVRSKNARGQQGSYPIKLFYTSNMPIILQSALVSNLYFISQLLYRKYGGNFLVDLLGKWKESEYSGQSVPVGGLAYYVTAPSSLADMAANPFHALFYLVFMLSACALFSKTWIEVSGSSAKDVAKQLKEQQMVMPGHRDSNLQKELNRYIPTAAAFGGICIGALTVLADFMGAIGSGTGILLAVTIIYQYFETFEKEKASELGFFGF from the exons ATGGGAGGTGGGTTCAGGGTGTTGCATTTGGTCAGGCCATTCTTATCGTTTTTGCCAGAAGTTCAGAGTGCTGATCGCAAGATTCCTTTCAGAGAGAAAGTTATCTACACGGTCATTTCACTTTTCATCTTTCTGGTTTGCAGTCAGCTTCCTCTGTATGGAATACACTCTACAACGGGTGCAGATCCTTTCTACTGGATGCGTGTTATTCTTGCATCGAACCGAGGTACTGTAATGGAGCTTGGTATCACACCCATTGTCACATCTGGACTTGTTATGCAACTCTTAGCTGGGTCTAAGATCATTGAAGTTGATAACAGTGTGAGGGAGGATCGGGCACTTTT GAACGGAGCTCAGAAGCTGCTGGGAATCTTGATTGCTGTTGGAGAGGCTGTTGCGTATGTGCTTTCTGGAATGTATGGAAGTGTTGGTCAACTAGGTGTTGGAAATGCTATTCTAATTATTCTTCAGCTTTGCTTTGCCGGTATCATTGTTATATGCTTGGATGAGCTCCTGCAGAAGGGTTATGGTTTAGGGTCTGGGATTTCTCTGTTCATTGCTACTAATATCTG TGAAAGTATCATCTGGAAAGCATTTAGCCCAACCACAATCAACAGTGGTCGCGGAGCTGAGTTTGAGGGTGCTGTTATTGCCTTGTTCCATCTGTTGATAACTCGGACAGATAAAGTCCGAGCTCTGCGAGAGGCTTTTTACAGACAGAATCTTCCTAATGTGACTAATTTACTTGCTACTGTCTTGATATTCCTCATTGTTATCTACTTCCAAGGCTTCCGTGTGGTCTTACCTGTTCGATCAAAGAATGCACGTGGACAACAAGGATCGTACCCAATTAAGTTGTTTTATACTTCAAACATGCCCATCATCCTTCAATCTGCACTTGTGTCCAATCTTTACTTCATCTCTCAG TTGTTGTATAGAAAGTATGGTGGCAACTTCTTGGTGGATCTTTTGGGTAAGTGGAAGGAATCTGAGTATTCTGGTCAATCCGTTCCAGTTGGTGGTCTTGCTTACTACGTCACAGCACCATCAAG TTTGGCTGATATGGCTGCGAATCCTTTCCATGCTCTCTTCTACTTGGTGTTCATGCTCTCTGCATGTGCACTGTTCTCAAAAACTTGGATTGAAGTCTCCGGATCTTCTGCAAAAGATGTAGCCAAGCAGCTCAAG GAGCAACAAATGGTGATGCCTGGACACAGAGATTCGAATCTACAGAAGGAACTTAACCGATACATTCCGACTGCTGCTGCTTTTGGTGGAATTTGCATTGGTGCATTGACTGTGTTGGCTGATTTCATGGGAGCAATTGGGTCGGGAACTGGAATATTGCTTGCTGTTACCATAATTTATCAGTACTTTGAGACCTTTGAGAAGGAGAAAGCCAGTGAACTGGGTTTCTTTGGATTCTAG